A single window of Rhodococcus jostii RHA1 DNA harbors:
- a CDS encoding dihydrofolate reductase family protein, whose product MPRTRIHNMNISLDGYAAGEHVTFDAPIGGAQRLFDWFDGRVIHGVDRVDAPITLDRAVTSLWSQGIGAEIMGRRKFGPHSGDWPDDGWRGWWGDEPPFQTPVFVMSHYPHPSIDFPNGTSFHFVDAPPDEVLRMAQEAANGQDVRIGGGPSIVRQFLQADLIDFMHLVIVPITLGRGVSLWEGLEGIEDRFTVETVTSPSGLTHQLWNKNGHD is encoded by the coding sequence ATGCCCCGCACCCGCATCCACAACATGAACATCTCCCTCGACGGCTACGCCGCCGGCGAGCACGTGACTTTCGACGCCCCGATCGGCGGTGCGCAACGGCTATTCGACTGGTTCGACGGACGCGTCATCCACGGGGTCGACCGGGTAGACGCCCCGATCACCCTGGACCGCGCCGTGACCAGCCTGTGGAGCCAGGGCATCGGCGCGGAGATCATGGGGCGCCGCAAGTTCGGACCCCACAGCGGCGATTGGCCCGACGACGGGTGGCGGGGCTGGTGGGGCGACGAACCGCCATTTCAGACACCGGTGTTCGTCATGAGCCACTACCCACACCCGAGCATCGACTTCCCCAACGGAACCAGCTTCCATTTCGTGGACGCGCCACCCGATGAGGTGCTGCGCATGGCCCAGGAAGCAGCGAACGGTCAGGACGTCCGTATCGGCGGAGGACCCTCGATCGTGCGGCAGTTTCTGCAAGCCGACCTGATCGACTTCATGCACCTGGTGATCGTGCCCATCACCCTCGGGCGCGGCGTATCCCTCTGGGAGGGCTTGGAGGGCATCGAAGACCGCTTCACAGTCGAGACCGTCACCTCACCCAGCGGTCTCACCCATCAGCTCTGGAACAAGAACGGCCACGACTGA